Proteins from a genomic interval of Clostridium sp. AN503:
- a CDS encoding ATP-binding protein produces MYKIVSRLLIYGDMPKDNILMELADIVRKMDDKSQTKEELTTRVLTQIKHLLQVATDYGFDKNLWHNYLTFLLITSENPFSITCEKVGANEGSVNYFARGDFKAFLNLFHYDFGRLEEYLGVDCFSRISDYQAIGKKDLMYNKNVSEKVQSLSARLEQAKDEYEFFDCVTGFYKAYGVGMFGLNKAFRIQPLEDGTVRFCAINNMDAVMLDDLVGYEIQKKKLVDNTLAFVQGKKANNVLLFGDSGTGKSTSIKAIVNEFYDQGLRMIEIYKHQFKDLSAVIAQIKNRNYRFIIYMDDLSFEEFEVEYKFLKAVIEGGVETRPDNILIYATSNRRHLIKENWTDRDDVEVDNGMHRSDTMEEKLSLVNRFGVTINYSKPSQKEYFHIVEELAQRAGVAMPSEQLRAEANKWELSHGGISGRTAQQFVNYLLGIM; encoded by the coding sequence ATGTACAAGATTGTTTCCAGACTGTTGATTTATGGAGATATGCCGAAGGATAATATATTGATGGAGCTGGCAGACATTGTAAGGAAAATGGATGATAAAAGCCAGACGAAGGAAGAACTGACCACACGGGTTCTGACCCAGATCAAACATCTGCTGCAGGTTGCTACGGATTATGGTTTTGACAAGAATCTCTGGCACAATTATCTGACGTTCCTTCTGATCACCAGTGAGAATCCGTTTAGCATTACCTGTGAAAAGGTAGGCGCCAACGAAGGCAGTGTAAACTATTTTGCCAGAGGTGATTTTAAGGCGTTTCTGAACCTGTTCCACTATGATTTTGGCAGGCTGGAGGAATATCTGGGAGTAGACTGCTTCAGCCGGATATCCGACTATCAGGCGATCGGCAAAAAAGATCTGATGTACAATAAAAATGTCAGTGAGAAAGTACAGTCATTAAGCGCCAGGCTGGAGCAGGCGAAGGACGAGTATGAGTTTTTTGACTGCGTGACCGGGTTTTATAAGGCGTATGGCGTAGGCATGTTTGGACTTAACAAGGCGTTCCGCATCCAGCCGTTGGAAGATGGAACCGTGAGATTCTGTGCCATCAATAACATGGACGCTGTGATGCTTGATGACCTGGTGGGATATGAGATACAAAAGAAAAAGCTGGTGGACAATACACTGGCCTTTGTGCAGGGAAAGAAGGCCAACAATGTACTGCTGTTTGGTGACAGCGGCACAGGTAAATCAACCAGCATCAAGGCGATCGTCAATGAGTTCTATGACCAGGGCCTGCGTATGATTGAGATATATAAGCACCAGTTTAAGGATTTGTCAGCTGTGATCGCCCAGATTAAGAACCGCAATTACCGGTTTATCATCTATATGGACGACTTGTCATTTGAGGAATTTGAGGTGGAATACAAGTTTTTGAAGGCAGTGATCGAGGGCGGAGTGGAGACACGGCCTGACAATATCCTGATCTATGCCACCTCCAACCGCCGGCACCTGATCAAGGAGAACTGGACTGACCGGGATGATGTGGAGGTCGACAATGGAATGCACCGTTCCGACACTATGGAGGAGAAGCTGTCACTGGTCAACCGGTTTGGCGTTACGATCAATTACTCCAAACCTTCCCAGAAGGAATATTTCCATATTGTGGAGGAACTGGCGCAGAGGGCGGGCGTGGCTATGCCGTCCGAGCAGCTGAGAGCAGAAGCTAACAAGTGGGAACTGAGCCACGGAGGTATCTCTGGACGTACTGCACAGCAGTTTGTTAATTACCTGCTGGGGATCATGTAA
- a CDS encoding HPr family phosphocarrier protein — MSEINVTFKNPTEVLDFVSRVEKYPFDMDLSRGSIVVDAKSLLGIMNLGFNQIVNLKVYTEECGALCEDIEKYIAA, encoded by the coding sequence ATGAGCGAGATCAATGTTACCTTTAAGAACCCTACAGAAGTGCTGGATTTTGTCAGCAGAGTTGAAAAGTACCCGTTTGATATGGATTTAAGCCGCGGCAGCATTGTTGTGGACGCAAAGTCCCTGCTTGGCATCATGAATCTGGGCTTCAACCAGATCGTAAACCTGAAAGTATACACCGAGGAATGCGGAGCTTTGTGCGAGGATATCGAAAAGTATATTGCAGCATGA
- a CDS encoding response regulator, translating into MKIVVIEDENSIRNGLAKMLPKLDAEYEVTGTAANGPEGLELILRTRPDLVIMDIQMPEMDGLTMLAKVREQGILCRVVVLTAYSDFSYAKRAIELNIDNYLLKPIKIPELQETLRIIRESLMEEQGEERLQERLLSLEQIFRGCILAELPVDEELNRVTESRYGLDIREQLSIFAVWLGNRYEEWFSEIGKMLEFYMAGVKEYEYCIILSLRYRLVAVIFYHMKNPEKTEQWYESTIVPAICRMVKPYPVFNWMDCEGLAGLPGAFAELEEERMWNLSFPKGTLITRHRIEQMRAVPIKYPFEIEDHIKRSMSEKDQKEIYRALAQFEQMCGRGAYHPNEIRESCVRFCVAVLTLIKTLGKVNGTIPTRVLVGEISRAVTWEEIQSVFMALYESITVDGETGSDVSILVKRAKKIIEECYSQGITLEELAQRLHVSDEYLSTQFKKETGMSFTETVRKYRIDRIKELLLHSSLKLNQIADMVGYSDPKYMSKVFKEEVGMLPAEFRKENL; encoded by the coding sequence ATGAAAATAGTAGTTATTGAAGATGAGAACTCCATACGAAATGGGCTTGCAAAGATGCTTCCAAAACTGGATGCGGAATATGAGGTGACCGGGACTGCTGCCAACGGACCGGAGGGCCTGGAGCTTATTTTGAGGACCAGGCCAGATCTGGTCATTATGGATATTCAGATGCCGGAGATGGATGGGCTTACCATGCTGGCTAAGGTCCGGGAGCAGGGCATTCTGTGCAGGGTTGTAGTGCTGACTGCTTATTCTGATTTTTCCTACGCGAAACGGGCCATAGAGTTGAATATTGATAATTATCTGTTAAAGCCGATCAAGATACCTGAGCTTCAGGAAACCCTGAGGATCATCCGGGAATCCTTAATGGAGGAACAGGGGGAAGAGCGGCTCCAGGAGCGTCTGCTGTCACTGGAACAAATCTTCCGGGGGTGTATTTTGGCGGAGCTTCCCGTGGATGAGGAGTTAAACCGGGTGACGGAGAGCCGCTATGGCCTGGATATAAGGGAGCAGCTGTCGATATTTGCGGTCTGGCTGGGGAACCGTTATGAAGAATGGTTTTCCGAAATTGGAAAAATGCTGGAGTTTTACATGGCAGGTGTAAAAGAGTATGAATACTGTATCATCCTGTCACTGAGATACAGGCTGGTGGCAGTTATATTTTACCATATGAAGAATCCTGAGAAAACGGAGCAGTGGTATGAGAGCACCATAGTGCCTGCCATATGCCGTATGGTCAAACCATATCCGGTGTTTAACTGGATGGACTGTGAAGGGCTGGCTGGACTGCCTGGAGCGTTTGCGGAGCTTGAAGAGGAACGGATGTGGAACTTGAGCTTTCCGAAAGGAACCCTGATCACACGGCATAGGATAGAGCAGATGAGGGCAGTTCCCATAAAATATCCGTTTGAGATTGAGGACCATATCAAACGCTCGATGTCAGAAAAGGATCAGAAGGAGATCTATCGCGCGTTGGCACAGTTTGAACAGATGTGCGGGAGAGGGGCTTACCATCCTAATGAGATCAGAGAATCCTGCGTCCGGTTTTGCGTGGCGGTTCTGACATTGATAAAAACGCTGGGGAAGGTGAATGGTACGATCCCTACCCGGGTGCTTGTGGGTGAAATATCCCGAGCGGTCACATGGGAGGAGATCCAGTCTGTTTTCATGGCTCTTTATGAGTCCATTACAGTGGATGGTGAGACGGGCAGTGATGTGAGCATTCTGGTGAAGCGGGCGAAAAAGATCATTGAAGAGTGTTACAGCCAGGGTATCACGTTGGAGGAGCTGGCACAGCGGCTTCATGTCTCTGATGAGTATTTGAGCACCCAGTTCAAGAAAGAGACCGGCATGTCATTTACCGAGACCGTTCGCAAATACCGTATAGACCGGATCAAGGAGCTGCTTCTCCATTCCAGCTTGAAGCTCAATCAGATCGCGGATATGGTAGGATATTCAGATCCGAAGTATATGAGTAAGGTGTTTAAGGAGGAAGTCGGGATGCTTCCAGCGGAATTCAGAAAGGAAAACCTGTAA
- a CDS encoding sensor histidine kinase, whose protein sequence is MNKIRTLRQSVVLFAVIALIAPMLILAVISQTRIWNLLSDNLKEEKQRELENADAMLLMALDKYDTVLYDFCTDDDVVNLVEQINESEDVLDVNSNRLRRELSHVCNRNDGVEGITLVTERGKIFFYDRSAASFVTSTWADTVKVPDVQKGVDYQGGSSIVLGESGYTHLLQISRRIVDYQNIERRIGTVIMSINQDLLWDIIRMGETSELFICEGDQIVAAQDETLIREDISSAEHEGRRILERYNEETGWTLYNFYSVEDYNQAILGQMAMGIVYTAGIMLFIMLLLFFITNPILQQINELADGMNQMEEGNLSIQVKQTAHLPREGVQIVKGFNSMVKKLEAMVDQVKQSTVEQKNAELSAMEAQIDPHFLYNALDTINWKAIEKEEYEISGMVGALADILRYSIRNPGDTVSIGQELYWLSQYIMLQKEKLEQPLEVETDVPEEIKTYRIHKLLLQPFVENAIKHGFYRKKEPCHLTIRMRLAEDQIYIMIKDNGKGIPAEVLKGLNRGGDAGEHVGVVNVKKRLELYYGEQAAVYFESREGDGTAVHLFVKAIRGEDGGK, encoded by the coding sequence ATGAATAAGATTAGGACGCTGCGCCAGTCGGTTGTACTGTTTGCGGTTATTGCTCTGATTGCGCCTATGCTGATATTAGCAGTTATATCCCAGACCAGGATATGGAATCTTTTGAGTGACAATTTAAAAGAAGAGAAGCAGCGGGAGCTTGAGAATGCAGATGCGATGCTTCTTATGGCGCTGGATAAATATGATACGGTCCTTTATGATTTCTGTACTGATGATGATGTGGTGAATCTGGTAGAACAGATCAATGAGAGCGAGGACGTGCTGGATGTCAACAGCAACCGTTTGCGCAGAGAGCTTAGCCATGTGTGCAATCGGAACGACGGTGTAGAAGGGATTACCCTTGTCACAGAACGCGGAAAGATTTTTTTTTATGACAGGAGCGCTGCATCTTTTGTTACCAGTACCTGGGCCGATACGGTGAAGGTGCCGGATGTACAAAAAGGCGTGGATTATCAGGGTGGGTCCAGTATTGTGCTGGGTGAGAGTGGATATACCCATCTGCTTCAGATATCGCGCCGCATTGTAGATTATCAGAATATTGAGCGTCGGATCGGAACTGTCATCATGAGCATCAACCAGGATCTGCTGTGGGACATCATCCGCATGGGAGAGACTTCGGAGCTTTTTATTTGTGAAGGCGATCAGATCGTTGCAGCACAGGATGAGACCCTGATCCGGGAGGATATTTCCTCTGCGGAGCACGAGGGACGCCGTATACTGGAGCGGTATAATGAGGAGACGGGATGGACTCTCTACAATTTTTATTCAGTGGAGGATTATAATCAGGCGATATTGGGGCAGATGGCCATGGGGATTGTATATACGGCCGGTATTATGTTGTTTATCATGCTGCTTCTGTTTTTTATCACCAATCCTATCCTGCAGCAGATCAATGAACTTGCTGATGGAATGAATCAGATGGAAGAGGGCAATCTCTCTATCCAGGTCAAACAGACCGCCCACCTGCCCAGAGAAGGTGTACAGATCGTCAAAGGCTTTAACAGTATGGTAAAAAAGCTGGAGGCCATGGTAGACCAGGTAAAGCAGTCCACAGTGGAACAGAAAAATGCGGAGCTGTCCGCGATGGAAGCACAGATCGATCCGCATTTTCTGTATAATGCCCTGGACACGATCAATTGGAAAGCAATTGAAAAGGAAGAATATGAGATCAGCGGCATGGTAGGGGCACTGGCGGATATTCTCCGGTATTCTATCCGGAATCCAGGAGATACGGTTTCTATCGGGCAGGAGCTGTATTGGCTGAGCCAATATATAATGCTGCAGAAAGAAAAACTGGAACAGCCCCTGGAAGTAGAGACAGATGTGCCTGAAGAGATCAAAACGTACCGAATCCACAAACTGCTCCTGCAGCCGTTTGTGGAAAATGCGATCAAGCATGGATTCTACAGAAAAAAAGAACCCTGCCATCTGACAATCCGGATGCGTCTGGCTGAAGACCAGATCTACATTATGATCAAAGATAATGGTAAGGGGATTCCAGCGGAGGTACTGAAAGGTCTGAACAGAGGCGGTGATGCTGGCGAACATGTGGGTGTGGTGAATGTAAAAAAACGCCTGGAATTATATTATGGAGAACAGGCAGCAGTATACTTTGAGAGCAGGGAAGGAGATGGAACGGCGGTCCACCTGTTTGTGAAAGCAATACGCGGAGAGGATGGAGGTAAATGA
- a CDS encoding extracellular solute-binding protein — MKRWRKTAGRRGIGLLLAAVFLLTACGKAHEEAEPGKITLELWYYWDGSDVRQCLLGIVDEFNASHSEVQIMAKYVPDEDFKKRLALAIADGEAPDLAIVDSSDVQYYNAMKPLVDVSGQIEESQYLEAALASCHDTDGRILGVPLGVNCLAFYYNETILQERGIKVPQTLDEFVDAAERATSGSIYGCAFPSLQSEESLYCFLPVLWSKGGSITDIASEESKEAFDVLRQLAKERGMSHRTVNMTLSDISKEFTKGNIAMMFSTSGREQQIYKANPELNFKVAPLPTGEEKLTVIGGEVLTIVCEEHKDQAMKFVQFMAEPDRIKAYLDDMMYLSPRKDILDWQIKKYPDQKKYAEYLATGRVREFKPYWPAVSMAVADVINQVILEEDQEDTLENLEKKIETIREAHYE, encoded by the coding sequence ATGAAAAGATGGAGGAAAACAGCCGGTAGACGAGGGATAGGGCTGTTGCTTGCGGCGGTATTTCTACTGACTGCCTGTGGGAAGGCACATGAGGAAGCAGAGCCTGGAAAGATCACTCTGGAATTGTGGTATTATTGGGATGGTTCTGATGTAAGGCAATGTCTTTTGGGAATTGTAGATGAGTTTAATGCATCCCATAGTGAAGTGCAGATCATGGCAAAATATGTGCCGGACGAAGATTTTAAGAAAAGGTTGGCATTGGCGATTGCAGATGGAGAAGCGCCGGATCTGGCGATTGTGGATTCCTCCGATGTTCAGTATTATAATGCTATGAAGCCATTGGTAGATGTGTCTGGGCAGATTGAGGAATCACAGTACCTGGAAGCAGCTCTGGCATCCTGTCATGATACAGATGGACGGATTCTGGGAGTGCCGTTGGGAGTCAACTGCCTTGCATTTTACTATAACGAAACGATTTTGCAGGAGAGAGGGATAAAAGTGCCGCAGACTCTGGATGAATTTGTGGATGCAGCGGAACGGGCGACATCAGGCAGTATATATGGCTGTGCATTTCCATCTCTTCAAAGCGAGGAGAGCCTGTATTGCTTTCTTCCTGTGTTATGGTCCAAAGGAGGGAGCATAACTGATATTGCTTCCGAGGAAAGCAAAGAGGCTTTTGATGTGCTGAGGCAGCTTGCAAAAGAGCGTGGAATGAGCCACAGGACGGTGAACATGACGCTCTCTGATATTTCCAAAGAATTTACAAAGGGGAATATTGCCATGATGTTCTCGACATCAGGCAGAGAACAACAGATATATAAAGCGAATCCGGAATTGAATTTTAAAGTGGCCCCTCTTCCTACGGGGGAAGAAAAACTGACAGTCATCGGAGGAGAGGTGCTGACGATTGTCTGTGAGGAGCATAAAGATCAGGCAATGAAATTTGTACAGTTTATGGCAGAACCAGACCGGATCAAGGCATATCTGGATGATATGATGTATTTGTCTCCGAGAAAAGATATTCTGGACTGGCAGATAAAGAAGTATCCGGATCAGAAAAAATACGCGGAGTATCTGGCAACAGGAAGAGTGCGGGAATTCAAGCCTTATTGGCCAGCGGTATCCATGGCAGTTGCCGATGTCATCAACCAGGTGATCCTGGAGGAGGATCAGGAGGATACGCTGGAGAACCTGGAGAAAAAAATCGAGACCATCCGGGAGGCGCATTATGAATAA
- a CDS encoding DUF3783 domain-containing protein translates to MKRLTETVLYYTPENNINVTKLKGVLVRMGIRIKNVAPEQVKDSVGSLLGFAEYEKNDGQGGLKEEWEEGDFPRITEEMLVMHNFSSRRLDELLLNLRKAGVPKIDLKAVVTESNVAWTFYQLYEEIKEEHEKMEENSR, encoded by the coding sequence ATGAAACGATTGACTGAGACAGTTTTATATTATACTCCGGAAAATAACATCAATGTCACCAAACTGAAAGGGGTGCTGGTGCGCATGGGAATCCGGATAAAAAATGTTGCGCCAGAGCAGGTAAAGGATTCTGTTGGAAGTCTGCTGGGGTTTGCTGAGTATGAAAAGAATGACGGACAGGGTGGGTTGAAGGAAGAGTGGGAAGAGGGGGATTTTCCCCGTATCACGGAGGAGATGCTGGTCATGCATAATTTTTCCAGCAGGAGGCTGGATGAACTGCTTTTAAACTTGAGGAAAGCCGGTGTGCCGAAGATCGATCTGAAAGCGGTTGTGACAGAGAGTAATGTTGCGTGGACGTTCTATCAGCTTTACGAGGAGATAAAAGAGGAACATGAAAAGATGGAGGAAAACAGCCGGTAG